The Atribacteraceae bacterium genomic interval TGGGAATATGGAGTCTATGTTTAGTTACAAACCAAATGGAACAAAACTGAAGAGATTAGAACAAAACACAGAAGCAAGACATTAAAGAAACGATTAAAGGATGAGTAGGAAGGAGGTGTAGTGGGAAAGCATATATGAGTAGGAAGGAGGTGTAGCGGGAAAGCATATAATTAGTTCTTAATTAGTTCTCTCAAAACAATACTAGCATTTCATTAGTAGGGAGGTTCGAAACCCATGAAGGTATCCAAGCTTTTTTTGGCTATATTGTTGACTGTAGTATTCCTGGCCGGAAGCGTAGCCCTAGCCGAGGAAAACCCCTATGCCACTTTTGAGATGTTCCGTGAAGCTGCTTTAGCGGGAGAACCCTATCCCGGCTTACCCGGTGAGGGTAAAAGGTTGGGTTTTGCCAATATTTTCGCTACATTGCCTTTCTGTATTTCGGTCGAACAGAATATCATCAAGCAGGCCAGGCTGGCTGGCTTCGCTGATAACGACATGATTATTCTCGATAACCAGTACGATTCGGTGATCGCACTGCGTAATGCCGACATCATGCTCGCCCGCCGTCCTGACGTGTTCATCCAATTCCAAGCGGACGCCAAGGTCAACAACATTGTAGCCGCCCGGTTCAGGGCAGCCAATATTCCTATTGTCGCTATCGATGTCCCGGTTCCCGGAGCACCCTTCATGGGAGCTGATAACTGGGCAGTAGCCACAATGGGTGGGCAGAAAATGGCGGACCTGATCGAAAGCGAGCTGGGTGGCTGGGACAACTTGGACTTGGTGGTGCTGTTGCAGATGCCAGCCGGTGGAGAGGTTACCATGCTTCGCTCTGAAGGATTTGCTCATGCGCTGACCGAGCGCTTCGGTCC includes:
- a CDS encoding sugar ABC transporter substrate-binding protein; protein product: MKVSKLFLAILLTVVFLAGSVALAEENPYATFEMFREAALAGEPYPGLPGEGKRLGFANIFATLPFCISVEQNIIKQARLAGFADNDMIILDNQYDSVIALRNADIMLARRPDVFIQFQADAKVNNIVAARFRAANIPIVAIDVPVPGAPFMGADNWAVATMGGQKMADLIESELGGWDNLDLVVLLQMPAGGEVTMLRSEGFAHALTERFGPEAEEKIIRVDGGMGQTEQAKVAMDDVMAAHPGAQTIAIASINEQTMAGAIASLQGAGRWDPNKTIIVTMGADELGQSQLREGLTDAAIAFFPEKYGEYVVPAAAAMMLGQPVPPYIFVENAVITMDNIDQFYPLD